Within Bactrocera oleae isolate idBacOlea1 chromosome 6, idBacOlea1, whole genome shotgun sequence, the genomic segment CTTACCATAGTAGTGAGTTTGCTCTGATATAAATAATTTCCACATCTGAATGTTAAACACAGTCAGTCGTCTACATTCATCGTGTGGATTAGAATTAGACAAGAAAGAATGGTAAGTATTGTGCCACATTGATGTAAGATATTAAcgataaaaaactttttatacttatgtaaattaaactaaaataaatgtatgtgctATCTTTGCAGAGATTACTATTAGCCTTTACTTTGGTGGCGGCTGTCACAGCTGATGTTTCCCACCTTTTTTCGCATAGCGATAACCTTCAGGATGATGGATACCACTACAATAAACCAAACGGTGGAGCAATTGTAGATATCCCGGCTTCCCATAAACATGCTGCTTCAGGTCCATCTCAATCATATTCAGGAGCCTCAGGCCATCAAGGTGCTGCATCTTATCACTCTAGCTCATTTCCTGCTACCTCATATGAATCGGTTGGGTCTAGCGGCGCTTCTTATCAAGCAGCTTCAGCTCCCGCTGCTGTTTACTCAAGTGGCTCATCTTACCAATCGGCATCAGCTCCTGCTGCATCTGGATCATATTCGGGTAGCTCTACTTACTACGCAGGCTCAGAATCAGCACCAGTATCTTCTTACTCAAGTGGCCCCTCCTATCAAGCATCTTCAGGCACAAAACATGGTTCTAACTACCAAGCTGCCTCAGCTCCAGCAGCTTCTTATTCTCATAGTTCGTCTTATCAAACCGCCTCAGCACCTGCTTTATCCTATTCTACTGGTTCTACTCAACATGAAGCTCCATCTGCTTACCAAGCAGCATCGTCTTATCAAGCAGTTTCAGCACCCGCAACTTCTTATTCACATGTTGGATCTCACCAAGCGGCTTCTTCACATCATGCCGCTTCAAATGGGCCATCTTATCAATCTGCCTCTGCTCCCTCCGTTTCTTATTCACCTGGCGCGAGTCATCAAGCCGCATCAGCTCCAGCTGCATCTTATTCCGGCAGTTCATCCAACCGAGTTGCTTCAAATCTTGGTGGTGCTGGTTCTTTTACCAGTTTGTCTTCTTCTGTTTCAGCTTCGTCCCGTTTAGGTTCTGGCGCAAAAGATGAAAGTGGATACCACTATGACGCTCCAAAAACTCCATTTGAAAGTCGACCGGAACCTGTAAAAGAATATTTACCACCACCAGCACCAAAAAGGCCTCCACCACCACCTCCGCCAGCACCTAAACGCCCACCCCCACCTCCACCAACACCCAAACGTCCACCCCCACCATCTCCACCAAAAGAATATCTACCACCCGCACCAACCAATAAACCAGCTCCCCCCGCGCGCCCTGCACCACCTCCACCACCAGCTCCAAAACGTCCACCCCCCTCACCACCAAAAGAGTATCTTCCTCCACCACCAACAAATAAACCAGCACCGCCAGCGCGTCCTCCACCACCACCATCACCACCAAAAGAATATCTTCCACCATCTTCCGGACCAAAAGGATACACATATCCTAATGATCCACAACCACCTTTCACTTCCTAAGCAAAATCGATACGAATAGCTAACGAGACTCTATCTAGTATTAGTCAACTATAAtagatattttttgttaatgaaaAGATTTCCTTCTATATCTTTTCTCTGCACAGCCCTAAGAAGCCGATTacattttaaatcaataaagtttctaaatttaaaattattgtccAATGCTTCAAATTGCATCcagtatatttattaacatatgtacataagtatgtgtatgtaattcacattataatatttaaacgaGCTATGGCAGAAGGCATAAACGGGTATTGAGTTTAAATCTGGGTAGACGCACTCAGTTATAAGAAATTagtcagttgttgttgttgttttaggaAGACCTATGGGGTAAACACaagaaaaacacaacaacaaataaaatgaatgtAATAAGAACAAGAAGGaaggctaagttcaggtgtaacagAAAATTATATACTCTTCCAATtttcaaagatcaaagccggggagtATTTTAAGGtgttagcaaaactttatattaaacaagtatggaaggactaagttcggatgtaactgaacaaATTACCTATactctcgtcaaataaaattaatgtattaTAAACATAAtgttagcaaaactttatattaaacaaatatggaagggctaagttcggatgtaactgaacattttaccTATACTCTCGTTATTTAAAAAGTCTACGGCAGGGAAGAACTTTCAGATGTTGGCGAAACTTcccaataaacaaaaaaaagcgtTAATTTTAgtttcaccgaagctataatactattcacaaatacaaaagattcttaACAAGAACATGATTCCGTTGGtttggtttgtatggcagctgtacgctatagttatttgatctgaacaatttcttcggagattgaattattgctttagataataatccataccaaattacgtgaagatatctcgtgaaatgaaaaagttttcctacaagtacttgattccgatcgttcagtttgtatggcaggtatatgctataatggcaCGATATcgtcggttccgacaaatgagcagcttcgtgGGAGGAAaagaacgtgtacaaaatttcagtatgatatctcaaaaactgaaggagtAGTTCGCGTAtctacagacagacgaacatggctaaatcgactcagctcatcatgctgatcagttAGATTTTTACATTTGACAGGGAATCAATAtgcattattcgaagaaaccaaatgcatttcaatcaaatttggtatcttattaacttatgtttgtatattataggtcgtagacttacttaatttatattttaaaaaataaaatgtccgAAATTTGTCACTGTAGGAATCAAAACTATAGAACAAACGGTCatcagtttgaaattttttgaaaagttggGCGTGGTCTCactctctaataggtttaatgttacTCAGGACTAATATTTGGCaccctatcgacagtgtgaaaatgcccactcaccatataacggttttgattaaaactactaaaggtacgataactcattaaataaacaagtcagagacgtttaattttacacatatttacagatttataggaaccaaaacaaaaaatggacaatgggcgtgacaccgtTGACCTCTAGGGGAAAATCAATATAtcgggacctgctcgaccgattttaaccaaattggGTATGTAATGTTCTTGTAACATTCCTATATTAtagtgggcgaaatcggactaaaaccacgcctgcttcccatataacacaattttaaattccatctgattctctcaCTTCTATTATACTGTTTAAATATGAGCATGTGCATTGGTACCAAGGAACGTTACTTAGTCGGTGCGCCGCAgcataagtaatatttattagtttaagtgttagtaaaaacatttgtataatcttaactattataaaaatgtttccttagtctatattattaaattcaacCGCCACTTTTTCCCCCTCTGTGTTATTCTTGTGTTTGTCTTGCTTATGAGGTATATATCTGCGtgtgtacttgtatgtttgtatggacATGCAAGTTCTTGTTCGTCATGCTGATATGTGCtgatatgttttaatattatagtaataagtatatagtatagtataatTTCATTAAGCGTTTGTTTTATGCGTACCTATGtatttacattcatatgtatatataggtacatcctataaatgtaaacttttacgcatattttttttggatatgTGGTGTACAGAAAAAGGTTAGATTAAAATCTGATGGTTAAgaaatattgttaataaaataccCATTAAATGTGGAAAAAGAGCAACAGAAGAGGTTTGCGCAAAATGAATACATACAGTTAAGTCGACAATTAACTGCTCAGATCATCTGATAACTGGCCAAAGAAAATTACCTGGCAAAAAAAGTCCTTTCTATTAAAATCAGTTCTTGAATTAGCTTAATAATATTagatcatttttttatttatcaacataaactattttaaataaattaaaattcgttatcattacatttatttcttatatattttgttgttttaattaataaataaactagtcaaaagcaaaacaaaagattttgtgttgtttacaaaatatttttgaatgggGGGCGGCGTCGGTAGTGGGAGATTAgtggtaatattttttttattacttattataaTTAGCAAATATAAACCGAAGAAAAAAAGTTCACTTTGATATTGGcagtaaaagtatttttaaccGCTGATTCCTTACAAGACCGACCActgtttgtatttattattacattcGTTGCCTTTTAGACAATACTCTTATAACAATCTTATTATCTTTCAATTTGCCCCTTCCCTCATCCCAGTGTCTAAGGTGGTACCGAAATGATTCCTCATCACCAAGTTTGATAGCTGCAGTTCTAGTTGTTTGTGAGACatgtaaaaatattgtacattaaacctattagcggTTTATCCACTTTCAGTCCATCTGGTGCCTCTCTCTACTGTGAGCCCCTGTACCAAATACcagttttgtatattaattttgactttAGTTAtaacactttaaaaattgtcgattaacggagttttgtgggcgtgacaataGATACCACAATTCAATACCAACCTCctttggtgttacaaacaaccgttaggtgaacaaaactattataccatCTGTTGGAATATTTTGCGAGGTTAAGTTATGGTGTTCATAACTCCACTTTCTTACGTGCATTTATTCTATACTTATGAGTTTTAACCTGGAATCCAGAAGTTGTAAActattaatgtgcatatttagTTACATAAGTTAATCACATTTATAGCATTGCTGGTGTTAACGTACATTTCCAGCAAGAGTACAGATTTATTCTCTTCGATCTTCTTTTTAATTCGTCAGTTTCGTCTCTTTGTATTTATTACTACATTCGTTGCCTTTTAGATAATACTCTTATTATACCTTCCAATTTGGCCCTTCCAATGCTTCCATTACCTTTGTAGCTCCGGTACATGATCTTATAAAAATCTGCGTGTTTTTCGCTTGGCTTCACACCTTTGCAGTACCTAAACGGAAACAAAACAGTTGTGTATTGGCTCTTTAATTCAGAGTTGCAGGCAAAAGGTACATAGTTCTTTGAGAGTAGTAAATGAGGTTATATGAAACAGCGTAATgtaatataaattgtatatgctATAAAAACATATCCTCGTTTTTTTCCACTTGAGTGACTTTTTGCTTAAACATAtagcataaacaaaaatatatatatcatatgaaACATGTTATGTTAGTGGTGTTGAAAAGTGAAATAGTGTGAATATTAACGTCTATAGGCAAAGGAATAAAAAAGCAGCAAAGCGTAACCTCACACTGAGAGCGATTTGCaactaaacataaataaatgttaaaacatcccaaaatatttcaaatatatttgatttctgtacaaaaaataatttgagcaGTGCAATAGTGTTAAACTTAGCGGAAATCTtgtcaaattaataaataaatcacagggTACGCTGTGTTTCtcgattaatataaaattaatataaaattatgtatatatacataggtaaatTTGAATGTTGACCAGCTTTATAAGACAAAATAATTGATTAAGAAACAAATGTCAAACACCTAATATTAAAGTGAAATTTgcgtcaaaaaaatatttttatttagcttaaagtatttctttaatatttagtGATCGGAAAAATCCTCTAACCAAGGTGTAAAATAttatctacatattatatattatataaaaattacgtgtCACGTTTTTGTACGGGACAAACTCCTTAACTACAGaaccgattttagtaaaatttaattcaattatgttgaaatttaaaataacaaaaatatatatttctaatgtaagtatttgttaaaaactcaaaaaaagtattattgttataattttgagtaaaatgtCAAATGGATTAAATAATGAATCCATTctattgacaaatatttgtatccatcattttcaaaattaaaccaaaaGTAAAATCCCTTGAATTCTTATCAGCCTTTCGCCTTTATtcgcaaataatattttcaccttttgaatattttattataatagtatttaatgtataccatagccacagcaacgcgtgggcGGATCTACTagtgtaatatataaatataatgtagTTTCTATTGCGTTGAATAACTCGAACCAAATAAAAGTCAAATGCTTGTTCTAGctattatgtataaataagttatgtacatatatatttaaatatttctaaaatcatTTAAGATTACTCAAAATGCCTTAATAAATGaccaaatttatttgaatttatgtcatatacatatttgtcatATTGCGCGTAATTGTGTTTATGCTATTGTAAATCGTTATAAAATTTCACTAGTTCCTTCTTAGAACTATAAGATTTATTactgataaatttaaaatatttttaaactgtaAATAGTTCATCAGCAAAACTATTGAAACACGCAACAGTGATGCTAACGGTTTATGTTCTGCGGTTGTGAGGCACTACAAACCATGGTCATTAGACCATGAAGAAATGTTACTTAACTCAAGGTCAGGAAACTTGAAAGCTAGTTAGTTTTAATAGCAAGTTTCTTTACCATTCATGCTAAGTatgtgaaatatacatatatatatatacatatgtacgtaatgGGTGTAGTTAACGTTAATATCTGAGTATAGTTTTTCTTGActtcaaagaaaaattatcaaaatgatTAATGAAATTACTAAGCCATGGTGCGAAGATATAATTTGATTATCAATCGTCCACATCTATTTAAGTTAATCAACGTGCCTCGAaagatttattgtaaatataatatagacCAAATGTTGTGAACATTCGTTGTGATCGTTCAGACTTCCCCCAGCCTCCAGTTATCAAATACTTAGAATTTATAACCATTTTGTTctttacgtatatattttaacaaattatctGAGAAATATATTGCAAAACTAAATTAATCGGTTATATCTAGGGATGCAAACATCGTGAAGTAGAACATCGATATTTTTTCACACCGATTGACTTTAGGGTAGATGTTTCAGAAATTGAACGGGCCTCCGGGATGAGTTAATTTCATACCAGAAAAGTTCATAATCCATTTTATGCTTCGCTTTTAGTATCATAATTCCTTCCGCTTTGTTCTCCTCCTTGCCCTTTTATATGTAATTAAGTTTGTCTGTACTTGTAACAGAAAAGTTAATGAGTAGCAATTCTAGAGAAATGAAGGcgccatatacatacaaacatatgtacatgcaaacaTTCATCATATTGTATTTGTTAGAAAATTCAAAGTTTCTATTAAAATATACCTCAACTAATAATACTACAAAGGACGCAATGATGAACTCGAAAGGTATTCAATTTAGTGCCTTACGCTTGGTTTATTATGTTAGtttgaaatattaattcaaCTTGTTCTAGCTACATAAATAGGTACATAAAATGaagttttgtaataattaattaataattcgaTGTCTTCTTGCTGGGTTTCGCAGCATTagtaaaaaaacatatgtatatacacacagaaACGGTTCtttaatatgcaattttttaaatgaacatatatttataatttcattgcAGTTTTATCAGCGACGATACAAGATACTTGAAAGAGaatgttatgtttttcaatatgtcaaagattaaaatacatttatgtGGTCTCTCTTCTACTACCCATGCTGAACGTAAGAtgattttctaataataataattaagagTATTAaaagaacattttatatttacgtTTCTATTTAAAATCACATTTCTATATTAATTCAATTGTAATTATatagtatgtaagtatatatctatacttattttgatattttatggtTATCTTATTATCTTAGTACAACGGAGATTATGAATTCTTCCGTAGTAGTCAATCTAGCTAGTTATACTTCCTTATCCAACTTTCTATTCGGCTTGAAGTTGAGTTCTTACATTCATGCTTCGTTATTTGTAAGTTAAACAGtgttagatacatacatatatacgc encodes:
- the LOC106619537 gene encoding uncharacterized protein, yielding MRLLLAFTLVAAVTADVSHLFSHSDNLQDDGYHYNKPNGGAIVDIPASHKHAASGPSQSYSGASGHQGAASYHSSSFPATSYESVGSSGASYQAASAPAAVYSSGSSYQSASAPAASGSYSGSSTYYAGSESAPVSSYSSGPSYQASSGTKHGSNYQAASAPAASYSHSSSYQTASAPALSYSTGSTQHEAPSAYQAASSYQAVSAPATSYSHVGSHQAASSHHAASNGPSYQSASAPSVSYSPGASHQAASAPAASYSGSSSNRVASNLGGAGSFTSLSSSVSASSRLGSGAKDESGYHYDAPKTPFESRPEPVKEYLPPPAPKRPPPPPPPAPKRPPPPPPTPKRPPPPSPPKEYLPPAPTNKPAPPARPAPPPPPAPKRPPPSPPKEYLPPPPTNKPAPPARPPPPPSPPKEYLPPSSGPKGYTYPNDPQPPFTS